Within Salvia splendens isolate huo1 chromosome 21, SspV2, whole genome shotgun sequence, the genomic segment CTTACAGTGATGTGAAAGCTGCCATTAAGTATGGTAGAGACACTGCTCCTCTGGATTTGATTATTAGTTCCCTAAAATCTAAAGAACTTGAATTAAGGGAAAGGGCTGCTGACAAAAATGCTTTTAACAAGGCCTTGAATGTCAGAGGTAGACCTAAGTCAAGAGGGGGGAATGAATCTAATGGTGGATCTGGTACCagccctaaaccctaaacagaTCAAGGTCTAATAGTAAGTGGAGCACTATAGGAAAAAGTGTACCAAACCTAAAAAGAATAAATCCCCTAATAATAACACTCAGCTTGAAAATCTTGTAAATGTGGCCAAATATGATGCTGACAATGAATCTGTGTATATGGTGCATGATTTGATGTATATAAATGTTTTTCCTATGTGCCCCTTTACTTCAAATGATTGGCTTTGTGATTCTGGATGTACTTATCATGTTAGTCCATTCAAGGAAGTGTTCATTGAAATAAGGCCTGTGACAAATACTTATGTGTCAGTGGCTGATGACAAGAAATGTGAAATTCTTGGAATTGGCACTGTGTgtttaaaatttgataatgACTATGTGTTGGACCTGAAGGATGTGAGATATGTTCCAGATCTTTGCTATAATTTGATGTCTTGTACTACCCTTGAGAACTCTAGCATGGGGGTAAATGGGGGAAAGACTACATGAAAATCTGCAAAGGGTCAATGTGTTTGTTTAAGGCCAAAAGAAAATGTGGTTTGGATGTCTGTACTGTTGTGCCTCTTACATATGAAAAAGCATGTGCCAATGTTGTTAAAACTAATAAAACTATGTTGTAGCATAATAGACTTGGTCACATGAGGGAAAAGGGCCTGAATATTCTGAAAAAACATGTTATTTTATCTGATGCTGAAGTTCATGGTAATTTTCCTTTCTGTGACACTTGTGTGCTGACTAAACAGCATAGGGTTACTTTTCCTACTCCTGTACCTGCAAATATCATTAGACATGTTCTTGAATACTTGCATatggatgtgtggggccctgcttCTGTGTCATCTCACTTTGGTTCTGTGTATTTCTTGtttattattgatgattttcAAGTAAAGTTAGGAGATTCCTTATGAGACATAAGTGTGAAGTATTTGAAAAACTTGCTGCTTGGAAAACTTTGATTGAAACACAGACATGTGAGAAAATTAAGGCtataagaactgataatggctTGGAATTTTGTAATAAACAAATTGATGATTTGTGTGTTAGTTTTGGAATTAGAAGATATAAAACTGTTCCTTACTCCCCACGGCAAAATGGGGTAACtgaaagaatgaataggaccTTACTTGACAAAGTGAGATAagaaattttggggtgaagctttgTTGACTGCTGCTTACTTGGTGAATGGATCTCCCTCTGTGCCTTTGTTAGGACAATGTCCTGAACATGTTTTTATTAGAAAAACTTTGAATCTTTCTCATCTAAGAGTTTTTGGTTGTTCAGCTTTTGTGCATACTAAAACTGATAAACTTGAACCTAGATCTAGAAAGAGTGTTTTTCTAGGTTATCCTGAAGGTGTTAAAGGTTATAGAATCTGGTTGAGAGATGAATTCCCTTGCTTAAAAGTGACAAGTAACCCTGCTCCTGACCCTGTGGACAATGATCCTCTAATTGAGGTAGAGTCCACAAAACAACCCACTGATGTGGAGCATTATGTTGATGCTCCAAGTGAGGTGGAACAACTTTCTAGAATTCTCACCCAGTCTATATGCCTGATGATACACCTAGTGAAGGGAATCTATAGGTGAATGATGTTAATGATGTGCTTCCACCcaatgataatgataatcctcATGATTTGCATGCTAGTCCTAGGAGACGTAATCCTCATGTTCTTGCCCAGAATGTGATTAATAGCCCCAGTGGTATTTAAAATGCTATTGATGGTTCCAAtttgcatgattatgtgttatctAGGGACAGGCCTAGAAGGCTTAATATTCAGAAACCTTTCTAGGTATGATGGTTATGCTGGCTTGGTTGCTCTTATAAACTTGGCTTTCAATGTGTATGAATCTGATGGGGAAGAACCCCAGTCTTATAAGCAAGCTCTTAAGTCAAAATTCTGGAGTCAGTGGCATAAAGCCATGTTGGAGGAGATAAATTCTCTGAAAATTAATCTTACCTGGATCCTTGTTCCTTTACCCCCTGGTGCCTCTGTGGTTGATTGCAGGTGGCTctataaattgaaaaatgaggTGGAGGGTATTAGGTACAAGGCCATACTTGTGGCCAAGGGTTTTACTCAACAAGAAGGGGTAGATTATACTAAAATTTTTGCTCATGTTGTTAAATTTACTACTGTGCGGTTGATGCTTGCTTTATGTGCTCATTTTGACTGGGAATTgaaacaaatggatgttaaaactgctCTCTTGCATGGTGACCTTGATAAACCTATTTTCATGagacaacctgaaggttttgttgATCCAAAGTTTCCCAATCATGTGTGCTTGCTGAAAAAGGCCTTGTATGGTTTAAAACAGTCTCCTAGAGAGTGGAATATCAAGTTTAATACTTGTATGAATAAGTTGGGCTTTGTGAGAAGTACTTTTGATGCATGCTTATATGAGAAATTTTTTTGCTTATATGTGAAAAATCTTGATTCGGTGTCTGTCTTCTTACtgttgtatgttgatgacatgcttaTTATGGGTCCCTGTTTGAAAACCATAAAGGTTGTGCAAACTGCTTTAAGtgaaaattttgatatgaaggatttTGGTGATGCCCAGAAAATATTGGGAATAAATATTTTCAGGAACAGAAAAGAGTGTATTCTCGTCTTGACGATATGAGTCATTTGAAAAATAAGCGCATTCGCTCTGTAGCGGATCTTTTACAAGATCAATTCGGATTGTCTCTGGTTCGTTTAGAAAATGTGGTTCGAGGAACTATATGTGGAGCAATTCGGCATAAATTGATACCGACTCCTCAGAATTTGGTAACTTCAACTCCATTAACAACCACTTATGAATCCTTTTTTGGTTTACACCCCTTATCTCAAGTTTTAGATCGAACTAATCCATTGACACAAATAGTTCATGGGAGAAAGTTGAGTTATTTAGGTCCGCATCAGTAACCTTATGTGCacaaaattctgaagaaatttaACATGTTTGATGCTAAACTTGCCTCTGTGCCTTTAGCTGCTCATTTTATGTTGAGTAAAGATATGTGCCCTAAGTCTAAAACTGATATTGAAGCTATGAAGAAAGTTCCCTATGCAAATGCTATTGGGTCAGTGATGTATTTGATGGTGAGTACCAGGCCTGACATTGCTTATGCAGTGTCCTGCCTGAGTAGGTATATGGCAAATCCTGGTCCTGTTCATTGGGAAGCTTTGAAATGGCTTCTGAGATATCTTAAGCATACTACTGAGTATGAATTGTGCTATTCTAAATGTAATGAAGGTGTTTCACTAACTGGATTTGTTGATTCTAATTATGCTAATGACAGGGATAAAAGGAAGTCCACCACCTCCTATGTGTTTACAATTTGTAGGTTCTGCATTAGCTGGAAGTCTCAGTTGCAGCACATAGTGGCTCTGTCCACTACTGAGTCAGAATATATTGCCTTAACAGAGGCAATGAAAGAAATTGTGTGGTTAAAGGGGGTGCTTTCTGAATTGAAGTTTGTGAAGTTCTCTCCTACTGTGTTTTCTGATTCTCAATCTTCTATTAAGTTGTGTAAAAATAATGTATTCCGTGATAAAACAAAGCATATTGATGTAAGGTTTCATTACATTAGAGATATTGTAGAAAAATGTGAAGTTTTTCTTCAAAAGGTACATACTGACATAAATCCTGCTGACATGGGAACTGAGAGCTTACCAtttgaaaaacttcttttcTACATAAAACATTTGCATTTTGATCTAAGATAGGTTGCATGTCCCGGGGAAAGACCTCAGTCACCTTATCAGCTGTGGTAAGGGTGTTAGGTGGCTAGAGGCATGAAGTCCTTCTAGACTAATGGGTGTCACCCCTCTGGTGTCTGAAGGCAACCTGGTGGCTTCCCTAATGCTGGTGAACTTTAGTTCTTTGGAGCTGAGGGGACTACCTTGTAGGCTGTGATGATTAAAGCCTTAGCCTATAGTTCATATTGGTTTCCCAGAATAaagtccaaggtggagtatgttgaATATGTGTAAGTGGACATTTATTTAGGCAATGTATTAATTCTGGCTCAATGCCCAATTGATTGGGCTTGGCCAAACTGCTGAGCCCTTTAGCCCGCGACTCTTCCTCTCCACCGTCAGATTGCTGCCATGTCTTACCTTCACTTGGATCTTGAACCTGCGCCGTTGGATGGAGGGTTGTGTTTGTTACGTGTAGAATGTATGACGGTTTGTGTTTCACTTTAcacttctttctctctttactCACTCGATTCAGTgacttctctctcttctctctttttctccGATGACTTCTCCGGCGGGTTCTCTTTGGTCTTTCGCTGTGTTCTTGTGTGATTGGCTGGTGGTGTAGCTGGTGAAGGCAACTACTTCGGTTGCCGGTGTGTTCATGAGACCTAGGATTTTGGTGGGTGAGAGATCTGGTGCAAGAGTGTGTTCTGTGGTTCTAGATCCGGTGTAAAGGAGTTGTGTGGTGTTGATATCGACGGTGAGAGGTGAATCTCTGGTCGGATTCGACGGTGCTCCCTTGGATCTGGTTTTGGTTGAATTGATTTGAACTGTCGGCGGGTGGCTAAGCCACAACTTGTGATCTATTCAGTTTCTACTTGTTTCTTGTTCTTCTTATGGGTAATATCCTTAGATCCAGTAGGATCTTGCTTGTTATTACTAACTAGTGTGTTTAGTGTGCAGgcttcggttttttttttttaacaaaacacCATtgtggtggagggttcgtgggtccctcatcccttcATATCATAAAAGACCATTTACACGCTTTATGCCCAAAAGTGACATAGAGCCCACGTAGGGAGTAATTTGTTGTCCCCTCCGCACACATGTGAGTGACACCAAATTACTCACCTCAAAAATTACAGTAAGATCAGCCTATGTTCACCAAACTTCAACATCCTACTAGTGCCTTAGGAATTGGAAATTCGGCATGTTGAGTTGATCCATTCTTACCAACGCTTTGATCATCGCCGGGGCTATGTCACGGTCAAATTCCCGCTGGCCATTCTCGAGACTCCCTAGCTTCGCTGCATATTCCGCTGCTTTGTTTCCGACGTTATAGCAGTGGGAATACTTGGCAACAACCTCCTTCAATTTGTTTCGGATGAACGTCGTTTGGTGTCGTAGATGTGCCGGTCCGTGTTTGTTGAGTTGAATTAAGGAGATCACTTCTTTAGAGTCCGATTCAACCCACACTTTTCTACCCCTACCTGCAACCATCTCAAGACCGAGGGAAAGAGCTTGCAGCT encodes:
- the LOC121784196 gene encoding secreted RxLR effector protein 161-like, whose amino-acid sequence is MFDAKLASVPLAAHFMLSKDMCPKSKTDIEAMKKVPYANAIGSVMYLMVSTRPDIAYAVSCLSRYMANPGPVHWEALKWLLRYLKHTTEYELCYSKCNEGVSLTGFVDSNYANDRDKRKSTTSYVFTICRFCISWKSQLQHIVALSTTESEYIALTEAMKEIVWLKGVLSELKFVKFSPTVFSDSQSSIKLCKNNVFRDKTKHIDVRFHYIRDIVEKCEVFLQKVHTDINPADMGTESLPFEKLLFYIKHLHFDLR